In Vibrio fluvialis, the DNA window CTGTTCATCAATATGCTTTAAAAAAGCTTCATGGGCGATGCTATTGAATTGATCCATCACGCCCAGTTTGGTGAGCTGTTTAAGAACGGTTTCTTTATCGCCTTGTAAAGCAGCTTTACAACGCTTGTTATCCTCAAGCACATACTTTTTTGCCTCCTCTGTGAGCAGGATCAGCATCTGTTTTCTGGTGTTTGGATGCTCGGGGACATATAAAGCATCGACAAATTGCGGAACACTGCATTCAGAGAGGGTAAGCCGCTCATTCGATAAAATTTGCTTAGCCTCCCGCTCACCACTAGCCACATCGTAGACTTCGGGTAAAACCAAAGTATTACCGTTGTAGATCAGATCAATATCTTTGATCTGCTGGGCATTCAACCGCTGTAAAGTAGCAACATCGGTATTGTAACGTTTGGCTAATACAGAGAGCGTATCGCCGGGTTGGATAAGATGTGTGCTCATTGTAATAATTCCTCAATAAGTGCACTAGGAAGTGAAAGTTGTTTTTGTCCCAGATCGCGATGTGTATTTCTGACAATCGAAGAAACATATTCATCACTTAAAGAGGGGGAGAAACATGCGCTTTCAGTTAATCCTAAAGTCGCATTGATAACATCTTCATCTCCATATTTAGCGACAACAGATAATGTATAGGGGGAATAAAAGCGGTAGAGGAATAGACGCCCATCCTCACTTCTTGCTGTAATATTTTTTTGTAATGACTTGACCACATCTTCAATGTTTTTATCATTCTGATAAACAAAGATAATTGCACTAGTTGCCCAATTTAGGTCATTTTCCCAACGCTGCCACAATTCATCCAGAGGGTTTACTTTGATCCATATAGGGCTATTCGAAATTTGCGGCTGCCAATCAGTTCCTAAATACAATGGTTCCCACTCTTTTTCTTCCTGAGCACATATTTTTTTAGCGTCAGTCACGCGAAGTGTATCGACGACAAGCAGATAGTTCTTTTCTTCGCTATTCATTGAGTACACTCGCAATTCGCCTTTGGACAACTTCCATCTGCTCTTTTTTGACAAAGCTCTATTACAGGTAAGTCCAATGTAGCGACAGCAGGTAGTAGACTCGACATCGTCGCTGACATTGGAGCACATAGCATTTCCTCTGGCACTGCTTGAGCTTCAACGCCTCCAGGCAGTTCAGCCACTTGCCCACCATAACCCGAGCCGGATCCGGCGCTGCCGCCGGAGTTGAGGTTAATGGCGGAACCGACCACATGCACGCCGCCAGCATCGACTTTAATAAAATTGCCTGCGGCTTTGATGGTGAGTTCACTGCCCGCGTCGAGGACCAACTTGTTGCCTGCTTTAAGATGCACTTCGTTACCGGAGTCGAAAATGGTCTTATCGGCCACTTTCTGATGCAGCGATCCACCGATTTCAATGCTTTGATCTAATGCGATTTTGGTACGGCTTTCGCCGCCCACCGTCAGATGCTGATTGTTTTTGATCTGAGTAAAGCGGTCGTTCTCCACCGTGAGGTGTTTGTCGTGCTTAATCACGCTGGTGTGGTCGTTTTCAATCAGGCCATCAAAGTCTTTCTGCGCGTGCAGGTAAATTTGCTCACTGCCCGCTTGGTCTTCAAAACTGAGTTCGTTATAACCCTGCCCCTGATGGGTTTCGGTGCGCAGCACGGTTTTGGTTTTGTTGTCCGGCAGCGCATACGGCGCAGTGTTGGTGGCGTGATAGGTACGGCCGGTGACAATCGGTTGGTCGGGGTCACCATTGAGAAACGACACAATCACTTCATGGCCGATGCGCGGAATGGCAATCATGCCGTATTGGCTGCCCGCCCAACCTTGCGAGACGCGCACCCAGCAGGAGCTGTGCTCATCACCGTTGGAGTAGCGATCCCACGGAAAATGCAGTTTTACACGGCCGTGTTCATCGCAGAAGATCTCTTCGCCTTCTGGGCCAACGACTGTGGCAATCATCGGGCCATCAACCTGAGGTTTGGCTTGCGGCGTGGCGCGCCAGGTGCGATGCGCCGGGATCAATGTGAATTGGTTCGCGTAGGTGGTCGCGCCATGACCGCCAGCTTCTTCCAGCGCCTGAGGCTGCGTGCCTTGGCTGGTGACACTCACCACCAACCAGTCTCGGTTTAAGGTGTCATCAAGGTGCTCTTGCAAGTCAAATTTCACCCCCGGACGCAGCAACGGTTGGTTGCTTTTCCCGGTCGCGGTGTGCGCGTTGCGGCGCAAATAATCAAGGCGGATCTGGCTGAACGCTTTGCCGCTGACATCGTCTTTATAGCGCCCCGGCGCATCGAAATGTTCGTAATCTGGCTGCTGGTACTCCATTTCTGTCCCGACCACTTGCTGGGCAAACGAGTACGCCGGTTTTTTGAAGCTGTAATCCTGCAGCGCGGTCTGGCTCACCTCCGATTGGGTGTGCACGCTCAGCGCCGAGATATACGGTGATTCAATCATGCCGCCTGCCAGCGTGTTGTACGGAATTGGCTCACCGAGTTTCGGCAGGCTCTCTGAGGCGTCGCTGAATATCAGCGTATGTTTACCTTCTTCATGAATGAAGCTGTACACCAACCCTTCTTCGGCAGCTAAACGATGGAGAAAATCCAAGTCGGTTTCACGGTACTGAACGCAGAATTCACGCTGCGCACAATCGCGGGTCAGCGCAAAGGCGTAGTCGTTGATGCCCATTTCCTGCAACAGAATGGAGAGGATTTCCGGCACGGTGTTGAGTTGGAAGATGCGGCTGTTGTGGCGTAGAGACAAACGCTCTAAAGCAGGCACCAACGTGAGTGAATAGAAGGTGTGGTGATGGCCGGTATCGCCCCGAGTAAAGCGGCGCACGATGCCGTTCACGCACTGAACCAGCATATCGTCGCGATAGAACGTCAGCTCCGCGACTTTATCCACCACCATCTCCGGCGTTAAATTGGCAAGCCGACTGGCCAGTTCCAGTTGATAACGAAAACCGTGGCATAGCTGCCCATTTATACGTTCGCTGGAAAGCGTTTCTTGCCCGTCGAACCCACGCACCACCAGCGTGTCGTCCTCCAGACCTTCCACATGAAACTGATACTTTAACGTCGCCATCCTGCCATTCCTTCATACTCAGTAAAAATGGTGAAACCTTAAGCGCAAAACACCCGAAACCAAGCGGATGCCAGGGTGCGGGTTGGATGCTTTGTGCTTAAGGTTCACAAGGTTGCCCGCCTTGAGACGGGCAACACAGCTCGAGCGTAAATTACGCTTCGATTGGTTTACGCCAATCGTCTGAGCCTGAAGTACCCGCGTTCACGTGATCCCACGTGATTTTGCGGTAAGACATCGAAACGGTCAGGTTCTGAGTGAAATCAGATTTTGCTGGATCTTGGCAGTGTGGCATTTCACATTGGATATCCACGATAGACGCGTTTTCCAGCTTGGTGGTGAAGAAGTTTTCTTGTTTGCCTTCGATAGACGTGCGGTACCATTTCAGTTCAACCGTCGTCATCTTCTCGCCTGATGCCAGTGCGTTGTACAGCAGAGGAACAGCTTTGTTCAGAGACACGGTGAATTTGAATGGTTTGTGCACACGCTGACCTGAAGGCTGGCCCGATTGTGGGTCAGTCGGAACAGTAACGATGTGGTCGAACTGCTGAACCAGCATCTCGTCTTCGTGACCTTCAACGAATGAATCGCCGATAGAATCCGCAGTACAAGCGCCTGCAGTGATTAGACCCTGAGTTTGACCTTCGATAGAGATATAACATGGAGTTGGCATTGCTCATTCCTTTCTAACTGGTTGTTTATCAGGCAACGGGTTAAGACAACCTTTGCCATTCGATAAAACGTTCGTGATGTAAGTGCGCTCAGCGCGAATTCAGTGAGTAAGGGAGCAAAGTCGATGCCACTTTGGCATTCTTTTAAAATCAATTAGTTATATTTAAAACCTTGCCATTAGAGCAACAAACTGCCTTTGAACAAGCAAGATCTTGCTTGTCGGGCAAGGATCCTGCGATACAAAAAAGCCCGATTTACATTGTAAAATCGGGCTCGAACAGGCTAATGAGTCATTCAGTCGATAAACTTATACATTAACGTAGCCAAAGGTGGCACGCGTAGTCTCAGTGACTAAGGTAAACCCTCACTAGGTACTTTTTCCGTAGCCACCAGCGTATTGACCTCAAAGCCGCTGCCATCGTACTGAGGCGCATCGCTGTTGAGCAGCAGTTGATAACTACCTGTCTTGGGTACACCTAAGCGGAAAGATTCATGTGGCACAGGGGTGAAGTTTGTTACCACCAGAATGCGCTCGCCATTTTCACTAAAGCGTTCATGGGCAATCACGCTGGCATCAGCGGAATCTTGCAGGCGCCATTCAAAACCTTTCGGATCGCAATCCAGTTCATGCAATGCCGCTTCATTACGGTACAGATGGTTCAAATCACGCACCAGACTTTGCACACCGTTATGACGGGCAAATTCCAGCAGGAACCATTGCAATTGATCATCGTGATTCCACTCCGCCGTCTGACCGATCTCCGCTCCCATAAAGTTAAGCTTCTTGCCTGGCTGACCATACATGTAACCCAAATAAGCGCGCATGTTGGCAGTTTGCTGCCATTCATCGCCCGGCATTTTATAGATCAGAGAGCGCTTGCCATACACCACTTCGTCGTGAGATAGCGACAAGACGTAGTTTTCGCTAAAGGCATAAATCAGCGGGAAGGTCAGCGTATTGTGGTGATACTTGCGGTGCACCGGATCTTCCTGAATGTACGACAAGCTGTCATGCATCCAACCCATGTTCCATTTAAAGCCAAAGCCCAAACCGCCCATAAAGGTTGGTGCAGAGACCCCCGGAAACGCCGTGGATTCTTCGGCAATGGTCATCGCATTCGGGAAGTATTTGTAGACTTCCTCGTTCATCCACTTCAGCGTTGCGATCGCATCATAGTTCTCACGGCCACCGTCGATGTTAGGAATCCACTGATCGTGACTGCGCGAGTAATCGAGGTACAGCATCGACGCCACCGCATCAACACGAATGCCATCAATGTGGAACATTTCAAACCAGTACAGCGCGTTAGAAACCAGAAAACGGCGTACGTGCTCGCGCCCTAAATCATAGATGTACGAGTTCCAATCCTGATGCCAGCCCCGGCGTGGATCCGGGTCGTGATAGAGTGGTGTGCCATCGAAGTTGGCCAAACCATGGTCATCCGATGGGAAATGAGCCGGAACCCAGTCAAGTACCACGCCCAGTCCGGCTTGGTGACAGGCGTCGACAAAGTATTTGAAATCATCGGGTGTACCATAGCGACTGGTTGGCGCGAATAAACCAACAGGCTGATAGCCCCAAGAGCCGTAAAACGGATGCTCAGACACCGGCATCAGTTCAACATGGGTGTACCCCATATCGACCAGATACGGCACCAGTTGATCGGCCAATTCACGATAATTGAGGAAGCGGCCATCTTCGCCGCGTTTCCATGAACCAGCGTGCAGCTCATAAAACGATAACGCTTCTTTGCGTTTTTCCGTCACCGGACGGGTTTGCCAAGACGCATCCTGCCACTCATAGCTTTCGTGGTCATACACTACCGAAGCAAAGGATGGATACTGCTCAGCGTAACTACCCCACGGATCGGCTTTATGCGGTAAACCTTCACCATGTGGACCTTTCAATTCATATTTATACTGCACACCCGCTTCGAGGCCCGGAACAAACAAGCCCCAAATGCCGTAATCAAGACGCTGCATCGGATGGCGGCGACCATCCCATTGGTTAAATGAGCCGATCAAGCTGCAAGAGGAAGCGTGCGGCGCATACACCAGAAAACGTACCCCAGAGATCTGCTTTCCATCACGTTCAAGCGTGACAAAATGCGATCCCAGAAAACGATACATCTGCTTTGGCGTGTGCAGGTCGTCGTACTCGGCGTAAATGGAATGATACTGATACGGGTCGTCAATCAACTGCTCGACACCAGCCCAGTTGACAGCCAATTGATAATGGGTAAAACGCAGATCACATGATGATTTGAGAACAAAACCGGATTCATCTTCACGCTCCAGCGCAATACGGGGTTCCCCTTCAATCACCAGCTCAACGCTGTCTGCGCCCGGCAGCCACACTCGCAGCGCGCACTGTTCATCGGCAATGTAGGGGCCTAAAAAGGCAAAAGGATCAGCAAACGCGGCGTGGGAAAGTTGTTGATAGGCCAGTTGCTGTTTGGATGGCTTCTTTTTTGTCGTTTTCAATATACCTACTCCTAACCTTGACTCACTCAAAAGAAAAAAATGCCCGCTAAAAGTGCGGGCTTGCTAGCGTTAAACCATCTTATCGAACTCAAGTATGACGTGGAGTGACCAAACCTAAACTTCTCGTTGTAATTTATGAGAAAAGGCTAAATCACTCCAATGGGTTTATTTGCTTGCCTTGGCGCGAACTTCGCTCAGTTTCGACGCAATGCGGTTCACGTCTTCACGGGCGAAAATTTCGTCCAGATTCATGGAAAGCTTACGGCGCCAGTTAGGGTATTCATTAACTGTGCCAGGAATGTTGACTGGCTTATCCATTTCCAACCAGTCTTCAAGCTGGACACTCAACAACGCCGAAGAACCGGCAGCGACGTGCAACTGCAACGCTTCGCTCAGGTAGGAATCCATCGGGACCAGGCTGGCATCACGGCCTACGCCTTCAGGCAGGTAACCATGCCACGCCACTGAATCCAGAATGCCTTGCTTGCACTTGAGGCGATCATCAAACAGCGCCGCCAGTTGGGTTGCATCTGGGTACAGGCCAATTTCACCGCCAAGTTTCAGGTCGTCGCAGTGCCAGAAACCACGCAGCGTTGGCATGTCGTGTGTACACAGCGCTGCCATTGACTGCTCGGCATAATGCTCCGGAGAAATAAAGCCGCCGTCGTCTTTGGAAGTTTCGAAGAAGAACACTTTGTATGAGTGCACGCCAGCATCACGCAGCAATTCAACGATTTCATCCGGCACGGTGCCCAAATCTTCGCCGATCACGCTGCACTGATGGCGATGCGATTCCAGCGCCAGAATCGCCAGCATATCTTTCACCGGGTAGTAGATGTACGCGCCTTTGGTCGCGTTTTCACCTTTCGGAATCCACCACAGACGCAGCAGCCCCAGCACGTGGTCGATACGCAGCGCACCACAATGCTTCATGTTTGCACGCAGCAGTTTGATGTAAGCATCGTAAGCGGTGGCTTGCAGTACTTGCGGGTTCAGAGGTGGTAAACCCCAGTTCTGGCCCAGAGGACCAAGGATATCCGGCGGCGCACCAATGCTCGCGTCCATGATCAGGTTGCCATCATCTGCCCAGGTTTCAGAACCTGCGTCCGATACGCCCACCGCTAAATCGCGGTACAGACCGACGGACATGCCCTTCTCTTCTGCCAAAGCCTGAGCTTCATTGATCTGGGTGTCAGCAATCCACTGCAGGTACATGTAGAGGTGGACGCTGTCCTGATTCTCTTCAATGTATTTCTGCACTGCCGGGCTATCGAAGCGACGGTAGCTTTCCGGGAACACTGGCCAGCCCCATACTTGGCTGTCTTTGGCGTGCAGGTCAGCATGCAGCGCATCAAACGTTGCCTGATGCAACAGGCTATCGCCACCCTCTTCGACAAAGTTGAGGAAGGCATTGGCGCGATCGGTGTTTTTTTCCAGATGGCGTTTTTTGAATTCAGCAAACAGCAGCGGCAGCACACTCATCTTCATTTCAGCGACTTCGGTGTAGTTCACCCAATGCGTGTCACGCACTTTTTGGAGGCGCTGTTGGAAATCCGGGCTGCCGACACGTTGCTGCGCTTCGCCGCTCAGTGCAAATTCCGGCACAGAGCTGACATCGATGTAAAGAATGTTCAACCAGCGACGCGAAGACGGGCTGTATGGGCTAGCGCCTTCCGGGTTGGCCGGGAACAGAGAGTGAATCGGGTTCAGACCAACAAAATCACCACCGCGTGACGCGATGTCAGCAACCAGTTGTTTCAGGTCACCAAAGTCACCGATACCCCAGTTATGCTGGGTACGCAGGGTGTAAAGCTGCACGCTCGGGCCCCACAGTTTCTTGCCGTGTTCCAGCGCAGATTGCTTAAAACAAGCTGGTGGCGTAATGATCAGCGTCATTTCATACGGCGCTTTGCGGCGTTTGCG includes these proteins:
- a CDS encoding DUF4123 domain-containing protein, producing MNSEEKNYLLVVDTLRVTDAKKICAQEEKEWEPLYLGTDWQPQISNSPIWIKVNPLDELWQRWENDLNWATSAIIFVYQNDKNIEDVVKSLQKNITARSEDGRLFLYRFYSPYTLSVVAKYGDEDVINATLGLTESACFSPSLSDEYVSSIVRNTHRDLGQKQLSLPSALIEELLQ
- a CDS encoding type VI secretion system Vgr family protein, translating into MATLKYQFHVEGLEDDTLVVRGFDGQETLSSERINGQLCHGFRYQLELASRLANLTPEMVVDKVAELTFYRDDMLVQCVNGIVRRFTRGDTGHHHTFYSLTLVPALERLSLRHNSRIFQLNTVPEILSILLQEMGINDYAFALTRDCAQREFCVQYRETDLDFLHRLAAEEGLVYSFIHEEGKHTLIFSDASESLPKLGEPIPYNTLAGGMIESPYISALSVHTQSEVSQTALQDYSFKKPAYSFAQQVVGTEMEYQQPDYEHFDAPGRYKDDVSGKAFSQIRLDYLRRNAHTATGKSNQPLLRPGVKFDLQEHLDDTLNRDWLVVSVTSQGTQPQALEEAGGHGATTYANQFTLIPAHRTWRATPQAKPQVDGPMIATVVGPEGEEIFCDEHGRVKLHFPWDRYSNGDEHSSCWVRVSQGWAGSQYGMIAIPRIGHEVIVSFLNGDPDQPIVTGRTYHATNTAPYALPDNKTKTVLRTETHQGQGYNELSFEDQAGSEQIYLHAQKDFDGLIENDHTSVIKHDKHLTVENDRFTQIKNNQHLTVGGESRTKIALDQSIEIGGSLHQKVADKTIFDSGNEVHLKAGNKLVLDAGSELTIKAAGNFIKVDAGGVHVVGSAINLNSGGSAGSGSGYGGQVAELPGGVEAQAVPEEMLCAPMSATMSSLLPAVATLDLPVIELCQKRADGSCPKANCECTQ
- the hcp-2 gene encoding type VI secretion system effector Hcp-2 → MPTPCYISIEGQTQGLITAGACTADSIGDSFVEGHEDEMLVQQFDHIVTVPTDPQSGQPSGQRVHKPFKFTVSLNKAVPLLYNALASGEKMTTVELKWYRTSIEGKQENFFTTKLENASIVDIQCEMPHCQDPAKSDFTQNLTVSMSYRKITWDHVNAGTSGSDDWRKPIEA
- the glgB gene encoding 1,4-alpha-glucan branching protein GlgB, with the translated sequence MKTTKKKPSKQQLAYQQLSHAAFADPFAFLGPYIADEQCALRVWLPGADSVELVIEGEPRIALEREDESGFVLKSSCDLRFTHYQLAVNWAGVEQLIDDPYQYHSIYAEYDDLHTPKQMYRFLGSHFVTLERDGKQISGVRFLVYAPHASSCSLIGSFNQWDGRRHPMQRLDYGIWGLFVPGLEAGVQYKYELKGPHGEGLPHKADPWGSYAEQYPSFASVVYDHESYEWQDASWQTRPVTEKRKEALSFYELHAGSWKRGEDGRFLNYRELADQLVPYLVDMGYTHVELMPVSEHPFYGSWGYQPVGLFAPTSRYGTPDDFKYFVDACHQAGLGVVLDWVPAHFPSDDHGLANFDGTPLYHDPDPRRGWHQDWNSYIYDLGREHVRRFLVSNALYWFEMFHIDGIRVDAVASMLYLDYSRSHDQWIPNIDGGRENYDAIATLKWMNEEVYKYFPNAMTIAEESTAFPGVSAPTFMGGLGFGFKWNMGWMHDSLSYIQEDPVHRKYHHNTLTFPLIYAFSENYVLSLSHDEVVYGKRSLIYKMPGDEWQQTANMRAYLGYMYGQPGKKLNFMGAEIGQTAEWNHDDQLQWFLLEFARHNGVQSLVRDLNHLYRNEAALHELDCDPKGFEWRLQDSADASVIAHERFSENGERILVVTNFTPVPHESFRLGVPKTGSYQLLLNSDAPQYDGSGFEVNTLVATEKVPSEGLP
- the malQ gene encoding 4-alpha-glucanotransferase translates to MKEQNALKQVAEMAKIVDHYVSAWGDEARVEDDTIRRLLASLGYDTTNDETLLKSAEKKHKKDVLDPVLVIREGEAVEVPLYLGVSARESEFNWRLETEQGEVLEGYLQSQIVRDERAEGGPLVFALPSDLAWGYHTLHITRKRRKAPYEMTLIITPPACFKQSALEHGKKLWGPSVQLYTLRTQHNWGIGDFGDLKQLVADIASRGGDFVGLNPIHSLFPANPEGASPYSPSSRRWLNILYIDVSSVPEFALSGEAQQRVGSPDFQQRLQKVRDTHWVNYTEVAEMKMSVLPLLFAEFKKRHLEKNTDRANAFLNFVEEGGDSLLHQATFDALHADLHAKDSQVWGWPVFPESYRRFDSPAVQKYIEENQDSVHLYMYLQWIADTQINEAQALAEEKGMSVGLYRDLAVGVSDAGSETWADDGNLIMDASIGAPPDILGPLGQNWGLPPLNPQVLQATAYDAYIKLLRANMKHCGALRIDHVLGLLRLWWIPKGENATKGAYIYYPVKDMLAILALESHRHQCSVIGEDLGTVPDEIVELLRDAGVHSYKVFFFETSKDDGGFISPEHYAEQSMAALCTHDMPTLRGFWHCDDLKLGGEIGLYPDATQLAALFDDRLKCKQGILDSVAWHGYLPEGVGRDASLVPMDSYLSEALQLHVAAGSSALLSVQLEDWLEMDKPVNIPGTVNEYPNWRRKLSMNLDEIFAREDVNRIASKLSEVRAKASK